One genomic window of Mauremys mutica isolate MM-2020 ecotype Southern chromosome 5, ASM2049712v1, whole genome shotgun sequence includes the following:
- the LOC123371815 gene encoding vomeronasal type-1 receptor 47-like, whose product MIGNLTVVFAFVSNAVRHRALLPLDRIIVNMALVNLLLCCYQVIPGLIFFVNAKAFGKLSCKILLYTYHTLRLISIWSVENLSFLHLIKIRRPNHCWSKFVSRHQGQYVNSVLVGCWIFTIVFHIPYLQQDGTAEKTNKTIEYLAITTCLSYTGTFIMKFTTYASVSLDLIFIVLVIVLNGFIIDLLCKHRRKVRATWTTDSSWNKHTAQATKILLSLLSIYVVCWISNDMVWIAIISGLIESDFENSVLNGVYGILSSIYYSASSYVVVFGYRKVREYLAEACWCLKCEKPTIIQSMEL is encoded by the coding sequence ATGATTGGCAACCTCACTGTTGTCTTTGCCTTCGTCAGTAATGCTGTCCGGCACAGAGCCCTTCTACCCTTGGACAGAATCATCGTCAACATGGCCCTGGTGAACCTCTTACTCTGCTGCTACCAGGTAATCCCTGGGCTCATCTTCTTTGTTAATGCCAAGGCTTTTGGAAAGCTGAGCTGCAAGATCCTCCTCTACACTTACCACACGCTGAGGCTGATCAGCATCTGGTCAGTGGAGAATTTAAGCTTCCTTCACCTGATCAAGATCCGAAGACCTAACCACTGCTGGTCAAAGTTTGTCTCCAGGCACCAGGGGCAGTATGTAAATAGCGTCCTTGTGGGATGTTGGATCTTTACCATCGTTTTCCATATCCCTTACCTTCAACAGGACGGAACAGCAGAGAAGACTAACAAGACCATAGAGTATCTGGCAATTACAACCTGCTTAAGTTACACAGGGACTTTCATCATGAAGTTCACCACCTATGCGTCAGTCAGTTTGGACCTCATCTTCATTGTCCTTGTGATTGTCTTAAATGGCTTCATCATCGACCTGCTCTGCAAGCACCGGAGAAAAGTCAGGGCCACGTGGACTACCGATAGCAGCTGGAACAAGCACACAGCCCAAGCCACAAAAATCTTGCTCTCGTTGCTGTCCATATATGTGGTTTGCTGGATCTCTAATGACATGGTCTGGATTGCCATCATTTCTGGGTTAATTGAAAGCGATTTTGAAAACAGTGTCCTCAATGGTGTCTATGGAATTCTGTCCTCCATATATTACTCCGCTAGCTCCTACGTTGTGGTGTTTGGCTACAGAAAGGTCAGAGAATATCTGGCTGAAGCCTGCTGGTGCCTGAAATGTGAGAAGCCCACAATCATTCAGAGCATGGAGCTGTAG